A genomic region of Arachis stenosperma cultivar V10309 chromosome 9, arast.V10309.gnm1.PFL2, whole genome shotgun sequence contains the following coding sequences:
- the LOC130951790 gene encoding uncharacterized protein LOC130951790 encodes MNFAASLCRRLNIKELVTNVPVYRSTSDVSGEGLSLVFRRWATKKTAGSTKNGRDSKPKNLGVKKFGGERVIPGNIIVRQRGTRFHPGNYVGIGKDHTLFAMKEGCVKFERNKLTGRKWVHIEPKEGHVLHPMYTDASASELKVAV; translated from the exons ATGAATTTTGCGGCATCGTTGTGCAGAAGATTGAATATCAAGGAACTCGTGACAAATGTTCCTGTATATAGAAGCACTAGTG ATGTTTCTGGAGAaggtttgagtcttgtgttcaGGCGTTGGGCTACTAAAAAGACAGCCGGTTCAACAAAGAATGGACGAGATTCAAAACCCAAGAACCTTGGAGTGAAAAAATTTGGTGGGGAG AGGGTGATTCCGGGGAATATCATTGTTCGGCAACGCGGCACTCGCTTTCATCCGGGGAACTATGTCGGAATTGGTAAAGATCATACTCTCTTTGCCATGAAAGAGGGATGTGTGAAGTTTGAAAGGAACAAACTGACCGGTCGCAAGTGGGTGCATATTGAGCCCAAGGAAGGTCATGTCCTTCACCCTATGTATACAGATGCTTCTGCCTCCGAACTAAAAGTTGCTGTCTAA
- the LOC130950472 gene encoding lysine--tRNA ligase, chloroplastic/mitochondrial, giving the protein MEALKLWNLTSQPLKRHLLHSTTSITSYAFRRTPRTLLLRSSSSSSSTASSSAPDIDKPTGAASRAAGRNRRAPASPTTSTSDREAVRAIRLKKVEELRSKGLDPYAYGWEKTHSANQLQDIYRDLGNGEEASGENDHVSIAGRIVARRAFGKLAFLTLRDDSGTIQLYCDKERLIDDQFEQLKAHVDIGDILGARGSIKRTEKGELSVCVLSFAILTKSLLPLPDKYHGLTDIDKRYRQRYVDMIANPEVADVFRKRAKVVSEIRRTMDSLGYIEVETPVLQGAAGGAEARPFITHHNSLGRDLYLRIATELHLKRMLVGGFEKVYEIGRIFRNEGISTRHNPEFTTIEMYEAYSDYQSMMNLAEEIVTQCAVAVLGKLTLDYQGVEICLERPWRRETMHNLVKEVSGIDFSELGDDLEVAKKVTLSTLGNNLDAKDKASIEACQSVGHLLNEVFEVVVEPKLIQPTFVLDYPIEISPLAKPHRRSIGLTERFELFICGRELGNAFSELTDPIDQRGRLEDQVRQHEKKRAEAASRNADKKEGTENEDDLYEVTLDDDFLTALEYGMPPASGMGLGIDRIVMLLTNSPSIRDVIAFPVLKVQQ; this is encoded by the exons ATGGAAGCGCTTAAACTGTGGAACCTAACAAGCCAACCACTCAAGAGGCACTTACTTCACTCAACTACTTCAATCACCTCTTACGCATTTCGTCGAACACCTCGTACCCTCCTTCTCcgctcctcctcttcttcttcttcaaccgcCTCTTCCTCCGCCCCCGACATCGACAAACCCACCGGAGCTGCTTCCAGGGCTGCTGGACGCAACCGCCGTGCCCCGGCGTCTCCGACCACTTCGACTTCCGATAGGGAGGCTGTTCGAGCCATTCGCTTGAAGAAG GTTGAAGAACTGAGAAGTAAAGGGCTTGATCCATATGCTTATGGATGGGAGAAAACTCACAGTGCTAATCAGCTGCAAGATATATATAGAGATCTAGGAAATGGTGAGGAAGCAAGCGGTGAGAATGACCATGTATCAATTGCAGGAAGAATTGTTGCTAGAAGAGCATTCGGCAAGCTTGCTTTTTTGACACTAAGAGATGATTCTGGGACAATTCAG CTCTATTGTGATAAGGAGAGACTCATAGATGACCAGTTTGAACAGTTGAAAGCTCATGTTGATATTGGTGATATACTAGGTGCAAGAGGTTCAATAAAACGCACAGAGAAAG GAGAACTTTCTGTGTGTGTCCTTTCCTTTGCAATCCTTACAAAATCTCTGCTTCCACTACCTGACAAATATCATGGCTTAACTGATATCGATAAACGCTATCGCCAAAG ATACGTAGATATGATTGCAAATCCAGAGGTAGCAGATGTTTTCCGCAAAAGAGCAAAG GTTGTATCAGAGATACGGAGAACAATGGATTCTTTAGGTTACATTGAAGTTGAAACCCCAGTTTTGCAG GGAGCAGCTGGGGGAGCCGAAGCCAGACCATTTATTACACATCATAATTCTCTTGGAAGGGACTTATATTTGAGAATTGCAACTGAATTACATCTGAAGAGAATGCTG GTTGGTGGATTTGAAAAGGTATATGAGATTGGGCGAATATTTAGAAATGAAGGAATTTCAACTCGTCATAATCCTGAATTTACCACAATAGAG ATGTATGAAGCATACTCAGACTACCAAAGCATGATGAATTTGGCAGAGGAGATTGTCACTCAATGTGCCGTAGCAGTTCTTGGGAAACTTACCCTAGATTATCAG GGAGTTGAGATATGTCTGGAGAGACCTTGGAGGAGGGAGACCATGCACAACCTTGTTAAAGAAGTTTCCGGCATTGATTTTAGTGAATTGGGAGATGATCTTGAAGTTGCAAAGAAAGTTACTCTTAGTACCCTTGGAAACAATCTTGATGCCAAGGACAAAGCTTCGATTGAAGCTTGCCAATCTGTTGGCCATCTACTTAATGAG GTCTTTGAGGTTGTTGTAGAACCAAAGCTCATCCAACCTACATTTGTTTTAGACTATCCAATTGAAATATCTCCACTGGCCAAACCACACCGAAG ATCCATAGGTTTGACTGAGAGATTTGAACTATTCATTTGTGGCCGTGAGCTAGGCAATGCATTCTCGGAACTGACTGATCCTATAGATCAG AGAGGTCGCTTAGAGGATCAAGTTAGACAACATGAAAAGAAGAGAGCCGAGGCTGCTTCAAGAAATGCTGATAAGAAGGAAGGGACGGAAAACGAGGATGACTTATATGAAGTTACTCTTGATGACGACTTTCTAACAGCTTTGGAATATGGAATGCCTCCAGCCTCTGGAATG GGACTTGGAATTGACAGGATCGTGATGCTTTTGACAAATTCTCCCAGCATTCGAGATGTAATAGCCTTTCCAGTATTGAAAGTCCAGCAATAG
- the LOC130949097 gene encoding uncharacterized protein LOC130949097 produces MSAGFEKWDDNMIDRNNIYIDGDIGSIDVVFKNSYGADGEFAIGMEFSSREAVMMAVKDYTIRRGVDYERLYHRRGVDYRVYESEPLTFYAKCTQYGSGCDWLIRATISQDHSKLDSNTIAEAIKPLVEADPSINVKSVIAEVQSKFNYTVSYRKAWLAKQKAVEKIFGGWEASYEALPIWFQAMCNKEPSAIVHFETMSAYQGDEEVTDIRVLHRVFWSYYPCIRAFRHCKPVVQVDGTHLYGKYKGCLLVAVSQDGNNNIVPIAFAIVEGETSDAWHFFLSNLRQHVVTRDGVGLISDRHESINAAIARSNGAWSPPRAFHMFCIRHIESNFLRKFKAPYLQKLVVNIGYSRTVREYEQRY; encoded by the exons ATGAGTGCCG GATTTGAAAAGTGGGATGACAACATGATAGATAGgaataatatttatattgatGGGGATATAGGGAGCATTGACgtagtctttaa AAATTCCTATGGCGCAGATGGTGAATTTGCAATCGGAATGGAATTCAGTTCTAGGGAAGCTGTTATGATGGCGGTGAAAGATTATACCATCCGAAGAGGCGTAGACTATGAAAGATTATACCATCGAAGAGGCGTAGACTACCGTGTGTATGAGTCGGAGCCGTTGACCTTCTATGCGAAGTGTACACAGTATGGATCAGGGTGTGATTGGCTTATCAG AGCCACTATTTCTCAGGATCATTCGAAGCTGGATTCGAACACAATTGCGGAAGCAATAAAGCCGTTGGTTGAGGCTGACCCGTCGATAAATGTGAAATCAGTTATTGCGGAAGTGCAGTCGAAGTTCAATTACACCGTCAGCTATCGGAAGGCATGGTTGGCGAAACAAAAAGCAGTGGAAAAAATATTTGGCGGTTGGGAAGCATCATATGAAGCTTTGCCTATATGGTTTCAGGCCATGTGTAACAAGGAGCCATCAGCAATCGTCCATTTCGAGACTATGTCTGCATATCAAGGTGATGAGGAAGTAACTGATATCCGGGTATTGCATAGAGTCTTCTGGAGTTATTACCCCTGCATTAGAGCGTTCAGACACTGCAAGCCAGTTGTCCAGGTTGATGGGACTCACTTGTACGGAAAGTATAAGGGTTGTTTGTTAGTCGCCGTTTCGCAGGATGGTAACAATAATATCGTCCCTATTGCGTTTGCAATTGTGGAGGGGGAGACTTCTGATGCATGGCACTTTTTCCTTAGTAACCTGCGACAACATGTTGTGACTCGGGATGGTGTGGGACTGATTTCTGACAGGCACGAATCCATCAATGCAGCTATTGCCCGGAGCAACGGAGCTTGGTCGCCCCCGAGAGCATTCCACATGTTTTGCATCAGGCATATAGAGTCGAACTTCTTGAGAAAGTTCAAGGCACCGTACCTGCAAAAACTTGTGGTCAATATAG GTTATTCGAGGACGGTGCGCGAGTACGAACAGCGCTACTAG